The nucleotide sequence TCCAACGCGTATAGGAACGAATGCGATGCTCAACATTTTGATCGCCAGGTAATCGGGCTTGATTCTCTACTGGAATCGTATTGATATAAGGCGTCTCCGCATGGAACGGCTGATCAACTCCGTTAACACGTGCATGCGAAATCTGTTGGTCAATTAAATATGCTGCACGTTGCGGACCTTCGTTATGAATTACGCCATCTAGCGCTTGCAGCCATTCTTGTGTCTCACCAGGATCTGCATCCTGTGGATTTTGTTTACCTAAAACTTGATCTGGAACTGCAGCCATAACTTGTCTCCAATAGTCACTTGATTTACTTCAGTTACTTCATCGTTAGTCATTCACTCTATAGGCAACATTCTAGGAAGGTATATGGGTGTTAACAAGCAATTTTCCACATAATGATAATATTTCTCATAATGTGGTATTTTATTGCGCCGCACAGTAATGGGGCTTAGAAGGTCGAAAATCAATAATTAAGGCTCCCATAAGGCAAAATGAGCTTATATCTATGAAATCCACGGCCTTAGTCAGCTTAATCACTAAACCCTTTAAATGGCTCCGAAAAATAAGGGGCTTTAAGCTTGTTTACACCCCATTAATAGCCATTGTGTTGTTCACTATGGTGATGAGTGTCATTTTGGGCACCTTACATCTACAAGAGAAAAATCAGCAAGAGTCTGCCCTATTTCGAGAATTATCTTTTGCTAAGCAGCGTATTCAATTACGGTTTGCAAATAATGCTGACTCATTAAATTCGATTAATCGTGAAATAGCAGCAAGCACAGAAGACCCCAAGCTTAGGCTACTTGCGCGTGAACAAGCGGATGATTTAATTCTCAATAATCATGAGATTGTCAAAATCATTTGGATTAATGCAGATAACCAACGCCTATGGACGGTTCCTGTTAATAACAATAAATCGGACTGGATTAGCAAGACCCAGAATGACCAAACTGCAAATGAGAATCTTGCAAACACTATTGAATTGAGCAAAGCTACCAGTAGAGCTGCATTCAGTCCTTTCATGACCCTCAGCCTACCAAACGAAGAGCCAATAGCTAAAGAGAGGCGGACAGTGTTTTGGCAGGTTGTACCTAATATTGTGAGTGGCCAAACTATCGGCTTCCTAGCTGCCCTATATACAACCCAAGGTGTACTAGAAATCATTCCAGGGGAACTGAAAGCCCACTATCGCTTTACGCTGGTGACTGACAACGACAGAGTTCTTGCCATCTCTTCTGATCGCGATACTCCAAAACGTGCATTTAGCAATCAAACTAGTTTAGATATTGGGGTGCTAAGCCCCAATATGGTCTTGCGTATTGATACCTATCCACCACCTACCAATCTGACTTTCCGCATGCTCATTGGAGTGGTAATTGGACTTTCCGCATTCGTGATCTGGAGTCTCTGGTCTGTATTGAAGCAGATGCAAGTAAGGCAAGAGGCTGAAGCGAACTTACGTACAGAAACCAACTTTCGTAGCGCCATGGAAAATTCCACACCCGTTGGTATACGTGCGCACGATATGCAAAAGAGAATTACTTATGTCAATCGTGCATTCTGCGAAATGACCGGCTGGAGCGCCAAAGAACTGATTGGGCTTGAGCCGCCCTTTCCCTTTTGGCCAGATAGCCGTAGGGATGAGCTTGTTGAAAAAATGAATCGCGCCCTTCAATCAGACATCGGCAGCGGTCTGAAAAAAGGAATTGAAGGCGCCATTCTCAGAAAAGATGGCTCATTAATTCAGACGCGGACATTTATTGCCCCATTAATTAATGAGCGCGGCAAGCAAACTGGTTGGGTCACCTCATTAATCGACATCTCTGAGCCTAAAAAGATTCGAGAAGAATTGGCAGCATCGCAAGAGCGCTTTACAACCGTTCTCGAGGGTCTCGATGCGGCTGTTTCGGTTGTCTCACTAGAAACTGATGAGCTTCTCTTTGCGAATCGGTTTTATCGCGAGCATTTTGGCAATGACTCTAAAGGTCACTTCCAACTGGCCCACCAAGAAAATAGTATGCAGACCTTGCATAACATTGCTGAGGACTTACAAGACTCCCCTCCAGGAATACCAACCTCCTTCCTCTATCAAGAATCAGAATCGGAAGAAGTACAACTCAGTGATGGCAGCAATAAATGGTATGAGGTACGCCGCCGCTTCATTCCATGGGTTGATGGGCATCTTGCGCAATTACTGATTGCCACCGACATCACCCTTCGCAAAGAGGGTGAGGACTTAGCGCGTCAACAAGAAGAGCGCATGCAATTTACAAGCCGTTTAACCACAATGGGTGAAATGGCATCCTCTTTGGCGCATGAACTCAATCAACCTCTTTCAGCCATCTCGAACTATTGCATGGGTATCGCCAAACGCTTGGAGGGCAACCTTGATCCAACACTTAACAAGGAAATATTGCCCGCACTAGAAAAAGCATCAGAGCAAGCACATCGTGCTGGCACGATCATTCAGCGTATTCGTGGATTTGTAAAACGTAGTGAGCCACAGCGAAAACCAATCGCAATTGGTGAAATCATGAATGATGCCGTTGGGCTTGTAGAGATTGAGGCACATCGTCATAGACTCACGATTACTTCGAGCATTGCCGAAAACCTCCCGGAGGTAAATGTCGACCCAGTTCTAATCTTGCAGGTTTTGGTTAACTTACTTAAAAATGGCCTAGATAGCACTAGGGAGGCATACCCTCTTTCCTCGCGCTGGTCAGCCCCGCCCGTTTCTATTAGCGCAGACCTAGACACTAGTATTTTTCCAGCCATGCTGCGAATTCAGGTCAAAGATGGGGGTGCCGGAATCCCTGAATCAGTGTCACAACGCATGTTTGAGCCCTTTTTCAGCACAAAATCGGATGGAATGGGCATGGGGCTGAATATTTGCCGCTCCATTATCGAATCCCACCACGGTCGTCTGTGGGCTGTGAACTCCATGGATGCCGAACATACCAAGCTTGTCGGCTGCACCTTTACAATATTGCTACCCCTAGATTCTCCGGAAACCGGTGGGAATGTATAACTGTCGTACTGATGATTGATTTGTGAGAACCGTTATGAACTTAAGCGCCAGCACCAAACCTAACCAGGCCGAAGTTGTTTATGTCGTCGATGACGATGAAGCAGTTCGAGATTCTTTGACTTGGCTTTTAGAAAGCAATGGTTACGTCGTGCGTTGCCATGCAAGCGCGGAGCGCTTCTTGCAATCCCTACAAAGCACTGATAAGTCAACTATCTCCTGCGCCATTCTTGATGTGCGCATGCCTGGAATGTCCGGTCTTGAATTACAAGAGCGTTTGATTAGTGAAAACCTACCAATGCCAGTTGCGTTTATTACAGGTCATGGTGATGTTTCAATGGCGGTATCAACTATGAAACGTGGTGCAGTTGATTTCATCGAAAAGCCATTTAAAGAGAATGATCTCTGTGGACTTGTTGATCGCATGTTGGCAAAAGCGCGCGTGGACTACTCACAAGCAAGTCAACGCAAAATTACCCAGAGCTTGCTCAGCAAACTTACCGGTCGCGAGCGTCAAGTTTTAGAGCGCATTGTTGCAGGTCGCCTGAACAAACAAATTGCCGATGATCTTGGTATCTCCATCAAAACCGTTGAAGCCCACCGCGCCAACATTATGGAAAAACTCAACGTCAACACGGTAGCAGACTTATTGCGCCTAGCGCTCTCTGACCCACAACCCAATTAATATTCACCTTATTCGTAATGCCGGCTCAATTACTCGACGGAAACTCGCTCTCCAAGAAGCTTCGTACTGAAATCGCCGCTCGTGGCGCCATTGTGACTGCCAAGGGCGTTCGCCCTGGGCTAGCGGTAATTGTTGTTGGTGACAATGCCGCCAGCCAGGTCTATGTCCGCAATAAAGTAAAAGCCTGTGAAGATGTCGGGTTTCATTCGGTACTAGAACGCTATTCAGCTGACCTTGGCGAAGAAGAATTATTGGCGCGCATTGCGATGCTCAATGCCGATCCTTCTATTCACGGCATCTTAGTGCAACTCCCGCTACCAGAGCATATCGCCGCAGAACGTGTGTTAGAAGCGATTGCCCCCGAAAAAGATGTGGATGGCTTTCACGTTGCTAATGCAGGTGCGCTCATGGTTGGTCAGCCTGAATTCAAACCTTGCACGCCATACGGTTGCATGAAAATTCTAGAGAGCATTGATTACCCTATCCGTGGTGCGCGTGCCGTCATCGTTGGCGCATCCAACATTGTTGGCAAACCCATGGCGATGTTACTCTTGCAAGCTGGCGCTACTGTCACGATTTGCAATAGTAAAACTCGTGACTTGGCGCATCACACTAAAGATGCGGATATTCTCGTAGTTGCAACGGGTAAGCCTAAAATGATTTCTGGCGACATGGTTAAAAATGGCGCAGTTGTAATTGACGTAGGCATTAACCGTCTCCCCGATGGCAAGCTTTGTGGCGATGTTGATTTTGATGCGGCTAAATATGTTGCGGGCTGGATTACCCCCGTTCCTGGTGGTGTTGGCCCCATGACCATCACCATGTTGCTAATGAATACTTTAGAAGCTGCGGAAAAAGCAGCCAAGCCCTAGATCCATTAAGCTAGAGGGATGAATACATCCCCTCTTGCTACCCTTTCCCCAGAATTACAAAATAATCCTCTACTTGCTTTTGGTCGAGGAATTGCTTCCTATTCAGAAGTAAAACCAGAACACATTACGCCAGCGATTGGGTGGCTACTAAAGCGCGCCCAAAGCGCTGTTGATCTTGCCACTAACCCAAACACTCCAGCCACTTGGGATCAATTAGCAGAACCATTAGAGGATGCTACAGAGGCCTTAGGTAGATCTTGGGGGGTCATTTCTCATTTAAATAGCGTAGCTGATACGCCTGAGCTTCGAGTAGCTTATGGTGCAATGCTTCCCGAGGTAACTGCATTTTTCTCTAGCCTTGGACAAAACTTAGACCTATATCAAAAGTTTAAAGAGCTCAGCAAGAGTCCTGAGTTTGCAAAACTGAGCCGTGCGCAGAAAAAAGTAATAGAAAACTCCCTAAGAGACTTCCGGCTTGGTGGTGCGGAGTTGAGTGATGCAGATAAACCTCGCTTTGCTCAGATTCAAGATGAGCAAGCGGTATTAGGGAAAGCATTCTCTGACCATGTTTTAGATGCCACTGATCATTTTGTTCATCATGTAACTGATGAGTCTGAGCTAACTGGCTTACCAGATGATGTAAAAGCCGCAGCGGCCGACATTGCTCAGCAAAAGGGTTTGCAAGGATGGGCATTCACTCTGCACTTTCCTTCATATTACCCAGTCATGCAGTATTCAGAAAACCGGGCATTACGCCGCCTTATGTATGAGGCTTATATCACCCGTTCTTCCGAGTTGGGGCCCCAATTCGGCAAAGGCAAAGCAGAGTGGGATAACACACAAAACATGCTGGAGCAATTGCGATTGCGTGACGAAGAAGCGCGTATGCTTGGCTTTGCCAATTTTGCCGCGCTGAGTCTTGCCCCCAAAATGGCCAATACTGTTGATGAGGTTGATCGCTTCTTAACTGATTTCGCAATTAAATCCAAACCTTACGCTAAGCGTGACTGGGATGAACTTTGCGCTTTTGCAAAAAACGAACTTGGTTTGGCAGATGGTATTGAGCCTTGGGATATGGCTTTTGCCTCGGAGCGTTTAAAACAATCTCGATATGCGTTTTCTGAAAATGAATTAAAGCAATACTTTCCTTTGCCGAAAGTGTTAGA is from Polynucleobacter sp. MWH-UH23A and encodes:
- a CDS encoding PAS domain S-box protein, producing the protein MKSTALVSLITKPFKWLRKIRGFKLVYTPLIAIVLFTMVMSVILGTLHLQEKNQQESALFRELSFAKQRIQLRFANNADSLNSINREIAASTEDPKLRLLAREQADDLILNNHEIVKIIWINADNQRLWTVPVNNNKSDWISKTQNDQTANENLANTIELSKATSRAAFSPFMTLSLPNEEPIAKERRTVFWQVVPNIVSGQTIGFLAALYTTQGVLEIIPGELKAHYRFTLVTDNDRVLAISSDRDTPKRAFSNQTSLDIGVLSPNMVLRIDTYPPPTNLTFRMLIGVVIGLSAFVIWSLWSVLKQMQVRQEAEANLRTETNFRSAMENSTPVGIRAHDMQKRITYVNRAFCEMTGWSAKELIGLEPPFPFWPDSRRDELVEKMNRALQSDIGSGLKKGIEGAILRKDGSLIQTRTFIAPLINERGKQTGWVTSLIDISEPKKIREELAASQERFTTVLEGLDAAVSVVSLETDELLFANRFYREHFGNDSKGHFQLAHQENSMQTLHNIAEDLQDSPPGIPTSFLYQESESEEVQLSDGSNKWYEVRRRFIPWVDGHLAQLLIATDITLRKEGEDLARQQEERMQFTSRLTTMGEMASSLAHELNQPLSAISNYCMGIAKRLEGNLDPTLNKEILPALEKASEQAHRAGTIIQRIRGFVKRSEPQRKPIAIGEIMNDAVGLVEIEAHRHRLTITSSIAENLPEVNVDPVLILQVLVNLLKNGLDSTREAYPLSSRWSAPPVSISADLDTSIFPAMLRIQVKDGGAGIPESVSQRMFEPFFSTKSDGMGMGLNICRSIIESHHGRLWAVNSMDAEHTKLVGCTFTILLPLDSPETGGNV
- the folD gene encoding bifunctional methylenetetrahydrofolate dehydrogenase/methenyltetrahydrofolate cyclohydrolase FolD; this encodes MPAQLLDGNSLSKKLRTEIAARGAIVTAKGVRPGLAVIVVGDNAASQVYVRNKVKACEDVGFHSVLERYSADLGEEELLARIAMLNADPSIHGILVQLPLPEHIAAERVLEAIAPEKDVDGFHVANAGALMVGQPEFKPCTPYGCMKILESIDYPIRGARAVIVGASNIVGKPMAMLLLQAGATVTICNSKTRDLAHHTKDADILVVATGKPKMISGDMVKNGAVVIDVGINRLPDGKLCGDVDFDAAKYVAGWITPVPGGVGPMTITMLLMNTLEAAEKAAKP
- a CDS encoding response regulator transcription factor codes for the protein MNLSASTKPNQAEVVYVVDDDEAVRDSLTWLLESNGYVVRCHASAERFLQSLQSTDKSTISCAILDVRMPGMSGLELQERLISENLPMPVAFITGHGDVSMAVSTMKRGAVDFIEKPFKENDLCGLVDRMLAKARVDYSQASQRKITQSLLSKLTGRERQVLERIVAGRLNKQIADDLGISIKTVEAHRANIMEKLNVNTVADLLRLALSDPQPN
- a CDS encoding M3 family metallopeptidase, producing MNTSPLATLSPELQNNPLLAFGRGIASYSEVKPEHITPAIGWLLKRAQSAVDLATNPNTPATWDQLAEPLEDATEALGRSWGVISHLNSVADTPELRVAYGAMLPEVTAFFSSLGQNLDLYQKFKELSKSPEFAKLSRAQKKVIENSLRDFRLGGAELSDADKPRFAQIQDEQAVLGKAFSDHVLDATDHFVHHVTDESELTGLPDDVKAAAADIAQQKGLQGWAFTLHFPSYYPVMQYSENRALRRLMYEAYITRSSELGPQFGKGKAEWDNTQNMLEQLRLRDEEARMLGFANFAALSLAPKMANTVDEVDRFLTDFAIKSKPYAKRDWDELCAFAKNELGLADGIEPWDMAFASERLKQSRYAFSENELKQYFPLPKVLEGLFGVIQTLFNVKIESASLPTWHTDVQSFAVKDLSGKLRAYFYLDPYARPGKRGGAWMDDARGRRELPNGEIQIPVAYLVCNFAPPVKVDGVLRQPTITHDDVITLFHESGHGLHHLLTQVSALGVSGINGVEWDAVELPSQFMENFCWEWEVLEKMTSHVENGRPLPRELFEKMLAAKNFQNGWMTLRQIFMSLTDWRLHSHFDAKSAQGQAVLDLSRKIANEFNVIPQPEISRWINTFSHIFAGGYAAGYYSYKWAEVLSADAYSAFEEAAKLTGSILDPVTGARYRKEILEVGGSRPAAESFKAFRGREPSIDALLRHGGLT